The following proteins are co-located in the Sulfitobacter guttiformis genome:
- a CDS encoding MarC family protein: MLESLGLRLGSFQVAGGIILFLFALSMILGDTKPQQEIEAAERDHLAGAVFPLAMPSITSPGAMLAIVILTDNHTNPVSDQIVTAGLLVVVLFIALVLLLLAGRIGCPRNFATGAHS, encoded by the coding sequence CTGCTTGAGTCGCTGGGCCTCAGACTGGGGTCCTTTCAGGTTGCAGGCGGAATTATCCTGTTCCTCTTTGCTCTCAGCATGATTCTTGGCGACACAAAGCCTCAACAAGAGATCGAAGCCGCAGAGCGGGATCACCTTGCCGGTGCGGTATTCCCACTCGCTATGCCTTCGATTACATCACCCGGTGCGATGCTGGCGATTGTTATTCTGACAGACAATCACACCAACCCCGTGAGTGATCAGATCGTCACGGCAGGCCTGCTGGTCGTGGTTTTATTTATTGCGCTTGTGCTGCTGTTGCTGGCAGGGCGGATTGGATGCCCTCGGAATTTTGCAACTGGCGCCCATTCCTGA
- the pncA gene encoding bifunctional nicotinamidase/pyrazinamidase, which produces MHALLVIDVQNDFCPDGALAVAGGSEIVAGINALMGKFDAVVLTQDWHPAGHSSFASSHADAAPYDLIEMPYGTQVLWPEHCIQGTSGAAFHPVLETDRADLIVRKGFNPAIDSYSAFFENDHKTPTGLEGYLRTRGITQVTLVGLALDFCVNYSAVDAAQLGFEVTVDTGLCRAIDLDGSGAAAQKAMTAAGVTLS; this is translated from the coding sequence ATGCATGCGCTTCTTGTGATTGATGTCCAGAATGATTTTTGCCCCGACGGAGCACTTGCCGTGGCGGGGGGGAGCGAGATTGTCGCCGGCATTAATGCCCTGATGGGCAAGTTTGATGCCGTCGTGCTAACTCAGGACTGGCATCCGGCGGGTCATTCTTCGTTTGCATCCTCGCATGCGGACGCAGCGCCCTATGATCTGATAGAGATGCCTTATGGCACGCAGGTCCTGTGGCCCGAGCATTGCATTCAGGGAACAAGCGGTGCTGCATTTCATCCCGTGTTAGAGACGGATCGCGCCGATCTGATCGTCCGCAAAGGCTTTAATCCGGCGATCGACAGCTATTCTGCATTTTTCGAGAATGATCATAAGACGCCTACGGGACTGGAAGGGTATTTGCGCACGCGGGGCATTACGCAGGTCACACTTGTGGGCCTCGCACTGGATTTTTGTGTGAACTACTCGGCGGTTGATGCCGCACAACTTGGGTTCGAGGTGACTGTAGACACGGGACTATGTCGTGCAATCGACCTTGATGGCTCAGGCGCGGCGGCACAAAAAGCGATGACAGCCGCTGGTGTTACCCTGAGCTAA
- the trhO gene encoding oxygen-dependent tRNA uridine(34) hydroxylase TrhO: protein MHTIAALYHFARFANPAALKPPLLKLCLAQGVSGTLLLAREGVNGTIAAETPAAIEAVIGHLRALPGCAALEFKISHADVAPFGKMKVKIKREIVTMGQPEVDPLASVGHYVDAQDWNDLIGRDDVAVIDTRNDYEVAIGTFEGAIDPKTASFGEFPAWWEANKDRFHNKKIAMFCTGGIRCEKSTNYLLGQGVEDVFHLKGGILKYLEEVPAAETTWQGSCFVFDNRVSVEHGLKPGPHLLCHGCRRPILPSDRERSGYEAGVSCHYCVGQTTEDDKNRFRERQKQITLAKRRKW from the coding sequence ATGCATACAATTGCCGCCCTATACCACTTTGCCCGCTTTGCGAATCCAGCCGCGCTCAAGCCGCCGTTGCTGAAGCTGTGCCTTGCGCAGGGGGTGAGCGGCACACTTTTGTTAGCGCGCGAAGGTGTGAACGGGACTATTGCAGCCGAAACACCGGCAGCAATTGAGGCTGTTATCGGCCACCTGCGCGCACTTCCCGGTTGTGCTGCGCTTGAATTCAAAATTTCCCACGCGGATGTGGCTCCGTTTGGTAAAATGAAGGTAAAGATCAAGCGGGAGATCGTGACAATGGGCCAGCCAGAGGTCGATCCGCTCGCGAGTGTCGGACACTACGTTGATGCGCAGGATTGGAACGACCTGATCGGGCGTGATGATGTCGCCGTGATTGACACGCGGAATGATTACGAAGTTGCGATTGGCACGTTTGAAGGAGCGATTGACCCTAAAACCGCCAGCTTCGGCGAGTTTCCCGCGTGGTGGGAGGCCAACAAGGATCGCTTTCACAACAAAAAGATAGCGATGTTTTGTACGGGCGGCATCCGGTGTGAAAAGTCGACCAACTATCTACTGGGTCAGGGCGTTGAGGATGTGTTCCACCTCAAGGGGGGTATTTTGAAATATCTCGAAGAGGTGCCAGCTGCGGAAACGACATGGCAGGGATCATGCTTCGTTTTTGATAACAGAGTAAGTGTGGAGCACGGATTAAAGCCGGGTCCGCATCTGCTGTGCCATGGTTGCCGCCGCCCCATCCTCCCGAGCGATAGAGAGCGCAGTGGCTATGAAGCTGGAGTGAGCTGTCACTACTGCGTGGGCCAGACGACCGAGGATGACAAAAACCGGTTCCGGGAAAGGCAGAAACAGATCACCCTCGCGAAACGGCGAAAGTGGTAA
- a CDS encoding flagellar hook protein FlgE: protein MTISSSLNAGVAGLQSNASRLSSISDNIANSSTPGYRRVQTNFESMVISGNGGNYTAGGVRADTTRLIDQNGSLVATSNATDLAVRGRGFLPVGRVSDLNVGNGDTELLLTSTGSFRTDSNGYLTTNSGLVLLGWPANPNGTIPTFPRNTDEGLEPVRINVNQLSGEPTTRITLGVNLPATSTVSGAPGDAQQLAVEYFGNLGTSENVNITFTPSVPATGASNEWTMTLTDSVDPSVTIGEYVLTFSDDRTSGGSLASVTTVSGGAYDPVSGNLIVDVAGGPIEIGNLGQGSAISQFSDTFAPVSITKDGSPVGNMTGVTVDPNGFVNATFDTGVTRTIFQVPLLDLPNPNGMIALDGQTYRPSFESGAYFMWDAGDGPTDGIVGFAREESTTDVANELTAMIQTQRAYSSNAKVIQTVDEMLQETTNIKR, encoded by the coding sequence ATGACAATATCATCTTCGCTAAACGCAGGGGTTGCGGGGCTTCAATCCAATGCCTCACGATTGTCCAGCATTTCGGATAATATCGCAAATTCCTCGACTCCGGGATATAGACGGGTTCAGACAAATTTTGAATCTATGGTTATTTCAGGCAATGGCGGCAATTATACCGCCGGCGGCGTGCGGGCAGATACGACACGGCTTATTGATCAAAACGGTTCCTTGGTGGCCACATCCAATGCGACTGACCTTGCCGTGCGCGGCCGCGGCTTTTTGCCTGTAGGGCGAGTGTCGGACCTGAACGTAGGCAATGGCGACACCGAACTTTTGCTAACCTCGACAGGCTCTTTCAGAACTGATTCAAACGGGTATTTGACAACTAATTCAGGCCTAGTACTTTTGGGCTGGCCTGCAAATCCGAACGGCACAATCCCGACATTTCCACGCAATACGGACGAGGGGCTTGAACCTGTCCGCATTAACGTAAACCAGCTTTCTGGGGAGCCGACGACGCGGATCACCCTTGGCGTCAACCTGCCCGCGACATCGACCGTGTCAGGCGCGCCCGGTGACGCCCAGCAGCTCGCGGTTGAGTACTTTGGAAATCTGGGCACTTCCGAGAATGTGAATATTACGTTCACCCCATCCGTGCCGGCAACTGGCGCGTCAAATGAATGGACGATGACACTTACCGATTCGGTTGATCCGTCTGTGACGATCGGTGAGTACGTTCTGACCTTCAGCGATGATCGTACTTCAGGTGGGTCACTTGCCTCGGTCACAACTGTTTCGGGTGGCGCATATGATCCGGTAAGCGGCAATCTGATTGTTGATGTGGCAGGTGGGCCTATTGAAATCGGGAATTTGGGGCAAGGTTCTGCAATCAGCCAGTTTTCAGACACCTTCGCACCAGTTTCGATTACAAAGGATGGCTCGCCCGTCGGTAACATGACTGGTGTGACTGTTGACCCAAACGGTTTTGTGAATGCTACCTTCGACACCGGCGTTACGCGGACGATTTTTCAGGTCCCCCTACTCGATTTGCCCAATCCCAACGGCATGATTGCCCTTGATGGCCAGACCTACCGACCCTCTTTCGAGAGCGGAGCATATTTCATGTGGGATGCTGGAGACGGTCCGACAGACGGCATTGTGGGATTCGCCCGCGAAGAATCTACAACTGACGTGGCGAACGAACTTACCGCCATGATTCAGACCCAGCGCGCCTATTCATCGAACGCAAAAGTAATCCAGACCGTTGATGAAATGCTTCAGGAAACCACGAACATCAAACGTTGA
- a CDS encoding FliM/FliN family flagellar motor switch protein gives MTDQTTLATDISNPFTSVPIEVTVCVGKARPLIRDLVMLGENAVLTLDRRVDDPVDLYVGDKLIARGILEEAEGDASGQLVVRLTQVVDMRQGI, from the coding sequence CTGACTGATCAAACCACGCTCGCGACCGATATTTCAAACCCGTTCACCTCTGTCCCAATAGAAGTGACAGTTTGTGTGGGTAAAGCCCGGCCTTTGATCCGAGATCTCGTTATGTTGGGCGAAAATGCGGTGCTTACGCTGGACCGGCGGGTTGACGACCCTGTCGACCTCTATGTGGGAGACAAGCTGATTGCCCGTGGCATTCTGGAAGAGGCCGAAGGGGACGCCAGCGGACAACTTGTGGTTCGTTTGACTCAAGTAGTTGATATGCGTCAGGGCATTTAA
- a CDS encoding flagellin: MNIGSLGDMAQSYAMQSRNSALKQDIQRLTSELASGKIADVRQAVGGNSAYINDVERSLKKLDAYGLATREAGQLAEGMQAALSQINTVTDSFRATLLTSTVSALGETSNTLLTQAKGALGDVISALNTGVGGRSVFSGTATDTKPMAPAEDILAALGTAVAGAGSLDDILTAAQAWFDDPAGFGSTGYLGSDNSLAPLSLSDGEKAQIDIRADSPALRNIVQNLAIVALADDPALGLTKAQQNELFQKITPGILGATGTLVDMQSQIGYAEERIEAITVRQSTERSTLEMARNDLLSIDPYETATELEQVQFQLQSLYAITSRMSQLSLVNFL; encoded by the coding sequence ATGAATATTGGTTCTCTTGGAGATATGGCACAGTCCTATGCAATGCAATCGCGCAACTCAGCGTTAAAGCAGGACATCCAACGTCTGACGAGTGAATTGGCGTCAGGTAAAATTGCCGATGTGAGACAAGCCGTTGGAGGCAATTCCGCCTATATTAATGATGTCGAGCGCAGCTTGAAAAAACTAGACGCATATGGCCTCGCCACGCGCGAAGCTGGGCAGCTTGCCGAAGGCATGCAGGCAGCATTATCCCAAATCAACACCGTGACAGATTCATTTCGTGCAACTTTACTCACATCCACCGTTTCTGCCCTTGGTGAAACGTCGAACACTCTCCTAACACAAGCCAAAGGCGCGCTTGGTGATGTTATAAGTGCATTGAATACAGGCGTCGGCGGTCGATCGGTGTTTTCAGGCACAGCCACCGATACAAAGCCAATGGCTCCAGCCGAAGATATCCTCGCAGCGCTTGGCACTGCTGTAGCGGGTGCTGGTTCGTTGGATGACATTCTGACAGCGGCTCAAGCGTGGTTTGACGACCCTGCAGGATTCGGTTCAACTGGGTACCTTGGTTCTGATAACTCACTCGCCCCTCTATCGCTATCAGATGGAGAAAAAGCTCAGATTGATATTCGGGCCGATAGTCCCGCATTGCGCAATATCGTACAGAATTTGGCCATTGTCGCACTTGCCGATGATCCTGCTCTAGGTCTCACAAAAGCGCAGCAAAACGAACTTTTTCAAAAGATTACGCCAGGCATCCTCGGTGCAACAGGTACACTCGTAGATATGCAATCTCAAATCGGTTACGCAGAAGAGCGCATAGAAGCAATTACAGTCCGCCAAAGCACCGAGAGGTCAACGCTTGAAATGGCGCGGAATGACCTTTTGTCCATTGACCCCTATGAAACAGCAACTGAACTGGAGCAAGTTCAATTTCAACTTCAAAGCCTTTACGCTATTACCTCCCGCATGTCGCAGCTTTCACTTGTGAATTTCCTATGA
- a CDS encoding flagellar basal body P-ring protein FlgI — protein MRLFIQALLCLVITLAQQGSVSASPVRIKDLVDFDGVRGNDLVGYGLVVGLDGSGDGLRNAPFTEDIMTNILERLSVNVTGEQFRPKNVAAVLVTATLPPFARTGGQIDVTVSAIGDAKSLLGGTLVMTPMNAADGEIYAVSQGTIIAGGATAGGDGGQVTQGVPTSGTIPSGARIEREIEFQLSSLSDLRLALREADFTTAGRIEQAINRDFGRGVAVMLDSGTVLLDVPATRMESVAHALGRIENIEVEPERKARVVVDQRSGTIVMGEDVRISRVAVSQGNLTLRIQEEPLVAQPNPFAAGETVVVPRTRAAIEEEPGIGLAEIPSGASLSEVIAGLNALGVSPRDMIDILKSIKAAGALHAEFVVR, from the coding sequence ATGAGGTTGTTCATTCAGGCTCTTCTTTGTCTTGTTATTACGCTTGCTCAGCAGGGATCAGTCTCAGCCAGCCCTGTGCGAATTAAAGATCTAGTCGATTTCGACGGAGTGCGAGGAAATGATCTTGTGGGATACGGCCTTGTGGTTGGCCTTGACGGATCAGGCGATGGCTTACGCAACGCACCCTTTACCGAAGATATAATGACGAATATCCTCGAGCGCCTCAGCGTCAATGTTACAGGGGAACAGTTTCGACCAAAGAATGTGGCAGCCGTTCTTGTGACTGCGACACTGCCCCCATTTGCACGGACAGGAGGGCAGATTGACGTAACAGTGTCGGCAATAGGAGATGCAAAAAGTCTTCTTGGAGGTACGCTCGTCATGACACCGATGAACGCAGCGGACGGTGAAATCTATGCAGTATCACAGGGTACAATTATAGCTGGTGGCGCCACAGCTGGTGGAGACGGCGGGCAAGTCACGCAGGGAGTACCGACCTCTGGCACCATCCCGTCTGGCGCAAGAATCGAGCGAGAGATCGAATTCCAGCTTAGCTCCCTAAGCGACTTGCGCCTTGCATTGCGAGAGGCCGATTTCACCACGGCAGGCCGCATCGAACAAGCTATAAACCGTGATTTTGGGCGCGGAGTTGCTGTAATGCTCGACAGTGGAACAGTCCTGCTGGACGTTCCAGCAACGCGAATGGAATCGGTCGCTCACGCATTAGGCCGTATAGAAAATATCGAAGTTGAACCAGAACGCAAAGCGCGTGTCGTTGTCGATCAGCGGTCTGGCACAATTGTCATGGGGGAAGATGTCCGCATTTCCCGCGTAGCTGTAAGCCAAGGTAATCTCACCCTTAGGATTCAAGAGGAACCACTTGTCGCACAACCCAATCCTTTTGCTGCAGGCGAGACTGTCGTCGTGCCCAGAACGCGAGCTGCAATTGAGGAAGAGCCGGGCATTGGCCTTGCTGAAATTCCATCTGGCGCCTCCTTGTCAGAGGTTATTGCAGGCTTGAACGCACTGGGCGTTTCCCCCAGGGATATGATTGATATTCTCAAAAGCATAAAAGCAGCAGGGGCGCTTCACGCAGAGTTTGTGGTCCGCTAA
- the fliP gene encoding flagellar type III secretion system pore protein FliP (The bacterial flagellar biogenesis protein FliP forms a type III secretion system (T3SS)-type pore required for flagellar assembly.) — protein sequence MRKSLFFLLLVCGGLSFAPPLMAQDISISLGDDGSISARTIQLFALITVLSLAAGLAVMVTCFPFLITVFSILRQAIGLQQSPPNMLIVSLALFLSYFIMEPVFAAAWANGIGPLTREEIDIETAFSLTLEPFRIFMAGRLDPETFFALAELRPDTLSAQPTPDAPLSVLVPSFMLSEISRAFQIGFLIYLPFLIIDLVVAAILMSMGMMMVPPAVVSLPFKLAFFVIADGWALIAGSLVRSYL from the coding sequence ATGCGAAAGAGTTTGTTTTTTTTGCTGCTTGTCTGCGGAGGGCTAAGCTTCGCGCCGCCGTTAATGGCACAGGACATATCTATATCATTAGGCGACGATGGTTCGATCTCAGCGCGCACCATTCAGCTTTTTGCCCTGATTACTGTCCTTAGCCTGGCAGCCGGCCTTGCCGTAATGGTCACTTGTTTTCCTTTCTTGATAACTGTCTTCTCAATTCTGAGGCAGGCAATCGGACTTCAGCAATCGCCACCAAACATGCTCATTGTGAGCCTCGCCCTGTTTCTTAGCTATTTCATTATGGAGCCCGTTTTTGCTGCTGCATGGGCAAACGGAATAGGGCCCCTTACGAGAGAAGAGATTGACATTGAAACAGCATTTTCGCTTACGCTCGAGCCGTTTCGTATCTTTATGGCCGGCCGGCTTGATCCGGAGACATTCTTTGCTCTCGCTGAGCTGCGGCCGGATACTCTTAGTGCACAGCCAACACCTGACGCTCCGCTATCAGTCCTAGTCCCAAGCTTTATGTTGTCCGAAATATCACGCGCCTTTCAAATTGGCTTCCTGATCTATCTACCGTTTTTAATAATCGATTTGGTTGTCGCAGCAATTTTAATGTCCATGGGTATGATGATGGTTCCGCCGGCTGTTGTATCCCTTCCATTTAAGCTTGCCTTCTTTGTCATCGCTGACGGGTGGGCTCTGATCGCAGGAAGCCTTGTTCGGAGTTATTTGTAG
- a CDS encoding MFS transporter codes for MDDVITDSRYSWSRLVLTLLVGTVINAGMWAIVVIMPAVEVEYGGSRALASLPYTLTMIGFATGNYALGRAVDRFGITLSLCVAAVLTGLGYVLATLSGSLLMLSFAQLLVGFASAVGFGPLIADISHWFVRKRGIAVAIAASGNYLSGAIWPMLLATVLEDSGWRAVYLVMAAVTLATVIPLSFALRRRLPEEAQTAAHSASMLNAKSAGLSPRALQYMLGFAGIGCCVAMSMPQVHIVALCVGLGYGPAVGAQMLSLMLLGGVVSRIISGLLADRLGGVRTLLIGSCLQMLALFLYLPAGGMVSLYMVSMVFGLSQGGIVPSYALIVREYMPAKEAGARVGFVMMATILGMALGGWLSGLIYDLSGSYTLAFVNGIVWNGMNIAIVLWLMSRSRPRVRAVAPA; via the coding sequence ATGGACGATGTGATCACTGACAGCCGCTATTCATGGAGCCGCCTTGTGCTGACCCTTTTGGTGGGGACAGTAATCAACGCAGGGATGTGGGCCATTGTTGTGATCATGCCTGCGGTCGAGGTTGAATATGGTGGCAGCCGTGCATTGGCCTCGCTCCCCTATACACTGACGATGATCGGGTTCGCGACGGGCAACTATGCACTGGGACGTGCGGTAGACCGCTTTGGAATCACGCTGTCGTTATGTGTTGCAGCTGTGTTGACGGGACTGGGATATGTACTTGCGACACTGTCAGGTTCGCTCCTGATGCTTTCTTTTGCGCAGCTGTTGGTTGGCTTTGCCTCGGCTGTGGGGTTCGGACCATTGATTGCCGACATCTCGCACTGGTTTGTGCGCAAACGTGGCATTGCGGTTGCGATCGCAGCGTCGGGAAACTACCTCTCGGGTGCCATCTGGCCGATGCTACTCGCTACTGTTTTGGAAGACAGCGGTTGGCGGGCGGTCTATCTGGTGATGGCGGCTGTGACGCTAGCAACTGTGATTCCGCTTTCCTTTGCGCTACGCCGCCGTTTGCCGGAGGAGGCGCAGACGGCCGCGCACTCAGCATCAATGCTAAACGCGAAATCTGCGGGACTGTCGCCGCGTGCACTGCAGTACATGTTGGGGTTTGCCGGCATCGGATGTTGTGTCGCGATGTCGATGCCTCAGGTGCATATCGTGGCGCTTTGTGTCGGTCTTGGCTATGGCCCGGCTGTTGGCGCGCAAATGCTGTCATTGATGCTTCTGGGTGGCGTCGTGTCGCGTATTATATCAGGGCTGTTGGCCGATCGCCTCGGCGGTGTACGGACGCTGCTCATCGGATCATGTCTGCAAATGCTTGCGCTATTTTTGTATTTGCCTGCGGGAGGTATGGTTTCGCTGTATATGGTGAGTATGGTTTTTGGCCTGAGCCAAGGCGGGATTGTACCCAGCTATGCGCTTATTGTGCGCGAATACATGCCTGCCAAAGAGGCGGGTGCGCGCGTGGGATTTGTCATGATGGCGACGATTTTGGGGATGGCACTGGGAGGCTGGCTGTCGGGGCTTATCTATGATTTGAGCGGATCTTACACTCTGGCCTTCGTCAACGGGATCGTCTGGAACGGAATGAACATCGCCATTGTCCTGTGGCTCATGTCGCGCAGCCGTCCCCGTGTGCGTGCGGTGGCTCCTGCCTGA
- a CDS encoding flagellar motor protein MotB, with protein MTAQANVAPVIIKRKKVIKGGGHHGGAWKVAYADFVTAMMAFFMLMWLLNATTEKQKQGLADYFAPTIPILQASGGGNGAFGGDSIFSEETLTKNGTGASVVRVAAEDKARGAIAEDTDSQNTAFESLNELLQGFGGESLVMENALEHIVTRITDEGMVIEIFSWAELQIFEDGSATPTQLMRDIVVLISEISKTVQNDIAIGGHVRTQPIVLKDNTVWDLSQQRATQVRLLMERNAIMAARIKRVTGHADRENAVHNPMDIRNDRIEIILLRDVS; from the coding sequence ATGACTGCACAAGCAAATGTAGCGCCAGTCATTATTAAACGTAAAAAGGTCATCAAAGGCGGCGGCCATCATGGTGGTGCCTGGAAGGTCGCCTATGCGGACTTCGTCACTGCGATGATGGCTTTTTTTATGTTGATGTGGCTATTGAACGCGACCACGGAAAAACAAAAGCAAGGGTTGGCGGACTATTTTGCGCCGACAATTCCAATTTTACAGGCATCGGGTGGAGGCAACGGCGCCTTTGGCGGCGACAGTATCTTTTCCGAAGAGACCCTCACCAAAAACGGTACTGGTGCATCGGTCGTTCGTGTTGCTGCCGAAGACAAGGCACGCGGCGCGATTGCAGAGGATACCGACAGCCAGAACACCGCCTTCGAGAGCCTGAACGAGCTGCTTCAGGGGTTCGGAGGAGAATCATTGGTCATGGAGAACGCCCTTGAACATATTGTGACACGCATCACGGACGAAGGGATGGTGATCGAGATCTTCTCATGGGCGGAGCTCCAGATTTTCGAGGATGGCAGTGCGACGCCAACACAGCTGATGCGCGACATTGTCGTATTGATTTCCGAGATTAGCAAAACAGTGCAAAACGATATCGCAATCGGGGGGCACGTCCGCACACAGCCCATTGTTCTGAAGGACAATACTGTTTGGGACCTATCACAGCAGCGCGCGACCCAAGTTCGGCTTTTGATGGAGCGAAATGCCATCATGGCTGCGCGCATAAAGCGGGTTACAGGACACGCCGACCGCGAGAATGCTGTACACAACCCGATGGACATCCGGAATGACAGAATCGAAATCATCCTGTTGAGGGATGTATCCTGA
- the flgK gene encoding flagellar hook-associated protein FlgK: MSITSAMNSAISGLRAAARGTEIVSDNISNALTPNYGRRGLALSALSYGASGGVRIDGTTRHMNEGVVADRRLANAAYQNVQTAVDFFRRLEDVTGLAGDPEGLGGRLAAFEQGLITAASRPDSIERLADTVRDAHRLASGIGYASQQVQEMRTRADAAIDQDVAMLNTALEQVAEINSQILKTMSRGGTSPALLDQRQALLDTIGTVVPVNVVPRDNGAVAIYTEGGAILLDINAAKIGFDRQNTVTEFQTFDSGSLSGLTLNGQDIRVKALGGGSLGGHFSVRDTHGVQAQTQLDAIARDLIERFEGPMLDLTRNAGDPGLFTDSGAPFNAANEVGLSKRLAINSVVDPAAGGEAWRLRDGLGSTAPGPSGDASLLNRLRSVLDEGRIPASGVFGTGTQNANSLISKFSGNIASTRGGAEKDTTFTAARLSELTQLQLADGVDTDLELQNLLVLEQAYAANARVIQAADQMLETLTRL, from the coding sequence ATGTCTATTACAAGTGCAATGAATTCAGCGATCTCCGGGTTGAGGGCGGCGGCGCGCGGAACAGAAATTGTTTCGGACAATATCTCGAACGCGCTTACACCCAATTACGGTCGCCGCGGCCTCGCTCTCTCTGCCCTCAGCTACGGCGCTTCGGGCGGCGTCAGGATCGACGGTACCACCCGCCACATGAACGAAGGCGTGGTTGCAGACCGCCGGCTTGCAAACGCTGCCTATCAAAACGTCCAAACCGCTGTCGACTTCTTTCGCCGGCTTGAGGATGTGACTGGCCTCGCCGGTGATCCGGAGGGTCTCGGCGGCAGGCTTGCCGCGTTCGAACAAGGCCTGATCACAGCTGCAAGCCGCCCCGATTCCATTGAGCGGCTGGCTGACACAGTACGCGATGCGCATCGCCTTGCCAGCGGAATTGGCTATGCCTCACAGCAGGTTCAGGAAATGCGAACACGTGCCGATGCCGCAATTGACCAAGACGTAGCAATGCTCAATACCGCTCTTGAACAGGTGGCCGAGATTAACAGCCAAATTCTGAAGACGATGTCGCGCGGAGGTACTAGCCCTGCCTTGCTCGATCAGCGGCAAGCCCTGTTGGATACTATCGGCACAGTTGTCCCGGTCAATGTGGTCCCTCGGGACAATGGCGCAGTGGCAATCTACACTGAAGGAGGCGCGATTTTACTGGACATTAATGCAGCTAAGATCGGATTTGACAGGCAGAATACCGTTACGGAATTCCAGACTTTTGACAGTGGATCACTGTCTGGGCTGACACTCAACGGTCAGGATATCCGCGTAAAAGCTTTGGGGGGTGGCAGTTTGGGGGGCCACTTCTCAGTCCGTGACACCCATGGCGTTCAGGCCCAAACACAGCTTGACGCGATAGCCCGCGATCTCATCGAGCGCTTTGAGGGCCCAATGTTGGATTTGACAAGGAATGCAGGCGATCCAGGACTGTTTACCGATAGCGGCGCACCATTCAATGCGGCCAACGAGGTTGGACTCAGCAAACGGTTGGCTATTAATAGTGTCGTTGATCCTGCTGCGGGTGGTGAAGCCTGGCGGCTCCGAGACGGCCTTGGCTCAACGGCCCCCGGACCTTCGGGCGATGCCTCGCTGCTCAATAGACTTCGATCTGTTCTTGATGAAGGGCGGATTCCTGCATCGGGCGTTTTTGGGACGGGCACGCAAAACGCCAATAGTTTGATTTCGAAATTTTCGGGCAACATAGCATCTACACGTGGCGGAGCGGAGAAAGATACGACTTTTACCGCAGCGCGATTGAGCGAATTGACGCAGCTTCAGCTTGCAGACGGCGTTGACACCGATCTCGAGCTGCAAAACCTGTTGGTTCTCGAACAAGCCTATGCCGCCAATGCCCGCGTTATCCAAGCTGCGGATCAAATGCTTGAAACACTCACGAGGTTGTAA